In Amaranthus tricolor cultivar Red isolate AtriRed21 chromosome 3, ASM2621246v1, whole genome shotgun sequence, a single window of DNA contains:
- the LOC130809317 gene encoding probable mediator of RNA polymerase II transcription subunit 26c: MDLGDFRTILGKSGVGIWDFIQTAIKVASLDYGDELKSRRDGIVENLYTNCHNCDRNCDGFANDSAIAAAFGSEREVNHKSNSPSTPASIGGGEEDEEDEDDELRRILSIKEQIEDPDQSEDSLIDLLQSLADMDITLKALKETDIGRHVNGLRKHPSGDVKRLVKLLVRKWKDLVDEWVRLNRPDELQSSSNLIADGDSPQQTVLKNHQNGNHNQVPDFSYSPNPQNGSSGSDKNYLELEPKQKAPLAPPRRDPPARPMKRSSPASAAPPNTQKEVKIDPDRLASARKRLQENYQEAHNAKKQRTIQVMDIHEIPKPRNAFFGRNKGGFQRH, translated from the exons ATGGATTTGGGTGATTTCCGAACAATTTTAGGTAAATCAGGGGTGGGTATATGGGATTTTATACAAACTGCGATTAAGGTAGCATCTCTGGATTATGGTGATGAGCTTAAATCAAGAAGAGACGGGATTGTTGAAAATTTATACACAAATTGTCATAATTGTGATAGAAACTGTGATGGGTTTGCCAATGATTCTGCTATTGCGGCTGCTTTTGGGAGTGAGAGAGAGGTGAATCATAAATCTAATTCGCCTTCTACCCCTGCTTCAATTGGTGGTGGGGAGGAGgatgaggaagatgaagatgatgagcTCAGAAGAATTCTGTCTATCAAAGAACAGATTGAAGATCCTGATCAG TCTGAAGATTCATTGATTGATTTGCTTCAAAGTTTAGCTGATATGGATATTACATTAAAAGCTCTTAAG GAAACCGATATTGGAAGACATGTGAATGGATTAAGGAAACACCCATCGGGCGATGTTAAGAGATTAGTTAAATTGCTTGTCAG AAAATGGAAGGATTTGGTTGATGAATGGGTTAGGTTAAACCGTCCTGATGAATTACAATCTTCCAGCAATCTCATTG CTGACGGAGACTCGCCTCAGCAAACTGTTCTAAAGAATCATCAAAATGGTAATCACAATCAG GTTCCTGATTTTTCTTACTCTCCTAATCCACAAA ATGGAAGTTCTGGATCCGATAAGAATTATTTGGAGTTGGAACCTAAGCAGAAAGCTCCTCTTGCTCCTCCCCGGAGAGATCCTCCGGCTAGGCCTATGAAGAGATCTTCTCCAGCATCAGCTGCTCCACCCAAT ACACAAAAAGAGGTGAAGATTGACCCAGATAGGCTGGCTTCCGCTAGGAAACGACTTCAGGAGAACTACCAAGAAGCTCACAATG CTAAAAAGCAAAGAACAATCCAAGTGATGGACATCCACGAGATACCGAAACCCAGGAACGCCTTCTTTGGAAGAAACAAAGGTGGCTTTCAGAGGCACTAG
- the LOC130809318 gene encoding uncharacterized protein LOC130809318 isoform X1: MELYVQLILTVFVSLIFTSFFFKLVSMQPINQLQIQNSNPCPHLRTRESSRSGYAINTNKFEAIPYTDEVIKLQECPFEGRAKLSECPLKAARPDHSTERALGWVERANRTYPVASCILLDQAARPSEPLLWSSGPSDVPRMLFLALQVLWSYFIAINS; encoded by the exons ATGGAACTTTATGTTCAACTAATTCTCACTGTTTTTGTCTCTCTAATCTTTacatctttcttcttcaagctcgtATCAATGCAACCAATCAACCAGTTGCAAATTCAGAACTCAAACCCA TGCCCTCACTTGCGGACACGAGAGTCATCTCGATCCGGCTATGCAATCAACACTAACAAATTCGAAGCCATTCCCTACACAGATGAAGTGATCAAGCTTCAGGAATGTCCATTTGAAG GTCGAGCAAAGCTGTCAGAATGCCCTCTGAAGGCCGCTCGACCAGACCACTCGACTGAGCGAGCTCTAgggtgggtcgagcgagcaaACAGAACGTATCCAGTAGCTTCCTGTATCCTACTCGACcaggccgctcgaccgagcgagcctctgctttggtcaaGCGGACCTTCTGACGTTCCTAGGATGCTATTTTtggctcttcaagttctttGGAGCTATTTTATTGCTATTAATTCTTAG
- the LOC130809318 gene encoding uncharacterized protein LOC130809318 isoform X2 translates to MELYVQLILTVFVSLIFTSFFFKLVSMQPINQLQIQNSNPCPHLRTRESSRSGYAINTNKFEAIPYTDEVIKLQECPFEGKSPVEIELFNVKTNDLMKNKFKDVVIDDSNTETEFDDQESLENGGERKLREIEIESIEEEEEKEGIENEMMIMDDWEEIGRKDFEELIGSKARLYYVDVEFDGK, encoded by the exons ATGGAACTTTATGTTCAACTAATTCTCACTGTTTTTGTCTCTCTAATCTTTacatctttcttcttcaagctcgtATCAATGCAACCAATCAACCAGTTGCAAATTCAGAACTCAAACCCA TGCCCTCACTTGCGGACACGAGAGTCATCTCGATCCGGCTATGCAATCAACACTAACAAATTCGAAGCCATTCCCTACACAGATGAAGTGATCAAGCTTCAGGAATGTCCATTTGAAGGTAAATCTCCAGTAGAAATAGAATTGTTTAATGTAAAAACTAATGATCTTATGAAAAACAAGTTTAAAGATGTTGTAATTGATGATAGTAATACAGAGACTGAATTTGATGATCAAGAATCATTAGAaaatggaggagagagaaagttgCGTGAGATTGAGATTGAGAGtatagaggaagaagaagaaaaagagggAATTGAGAATGAGATGATGATAATGGATGATTGGGAGGAAATTGGAAGAAAAGATTTTGAGGAGCTTATTGGGAGTAAAGCAAGATTGTACTATGTTGATGTTGAATTTGATGGtaaataa
- the LOC130809319 gene encoding uncharacterized protein At2g23090-like has product MGGGNGQKSKMARERNAEKNKASKGSQLEANKKAMNIQCKVCMQTFICTTSEVKCREHAEAKHPKQDVYACFPHLQK; this is encoded by the exons ATGGGCGGCGGCAACGGTCAAAAATCCAAGATGGCTCGTGAAAGAAACGCCGAGAAGAACAAGGCTTCTAAAg GAAGTCAACTTGAAGCTAATAAAAAAGCCATGAATATCCAG TGCAAGGTATGCATGCAGACATTTATATGCACTACATCAGAGGTGAAATGCCGAGAGCATGCTGAAGCGAAGCACCCGAAACAAGATGTCTATGCATGTTTTCCACATCTCCAGAAATGA